The Penaeus vannamei isolate JL-2024 chromosome 42, ASM4276789v1, whole genome shotgun sequence genome includes the window gcagtttgcggaggtttgaatgtctggatgtccgttgtgagtgggggagtggggggtggagggggtaagggataacctgtgtaaattacttcagtgtatatagagtaactgaactctcattgttatttaagttgggttttatttctttgatcagtagtgattctaagattcttaaatctattaagtcttgtgcttttctcactattgaaaagtcctcgaattttacttcatgatttgttttgagtgaatgatcccggataagtgagtgcatgggagatgatagcggacgtaatgtccgataagagactcctttgtgctcgcaatatctcatctttagattccttgatgttgaacctatatatctagcgttacagctagaacatttgtatgagtacactatgtttgagcacagatgtttaggaaaagggtcttttgtcggaaagaacgaacgaattgttctggaatttgtgaagatcattctgaaattgatttgtgggaaatggttgcttagtagtttctgtagttgttttcgtaagacaaagcttgtgtgtccatagtatggtagtttaaggtatcggatatcccgaggtacattgtaattcattggttttggacagagcatcttatttaagaataaccttatttgtttttggataacagacattggaaatttgtttttcaaaaagaaggtttctaagaattgtagttctttgttaatggaatgccagtctgaacaaatatgaaaacatctgtacaacaaagttctgatagcattgattttaaacatcatgggtagaaaggatgaataatttaaaccactaccagtgaaggtaggttttctgtacacggaggttttaaaggttttatcatcacgttcaagcctgatatccaaaaaaagacaatgagttgtttacttcgacttcagaggtaaactgtatgttgacatgttttgagttgacagaatctaaaaacatttttacatgtgaaacatcattaaacagtaggaatacatcaacatatcttttatacattactggtttaaaatgcgatgggcagtctgctaaccacttactctcgtgatggcataaaaacgcgtttgcgagagttgggcctagcgggctacccattgctacaccatcaatttgggagtacaattgattgttgaacatgaaaattgcatcttctacggataattttaacaatttcttgaattggtctcttgtaaggttatgcacattatcagtattctcaaataatctgtttgtacaaatatggaatgttatatggactaccaaaaattcataaacccgatgtgccgatcagacctatcttgtcagctttaaaaacattcaattataatctagctaaattcttagtgccaattctcaagactataactaccaatgaatacactgtccataattcttttgattttgcaaagctgttgtctacaattagtcttgaaaacaatgttataatggctagttttgacatacagtctttatttacaaacatacctttgaaagaaacaatggatatttgtacaaacagattatttgagaatactgataatgtgcataaccttacaggagaccaattcaagaaattgttaaaattatctgtagaagatgcaattttcatgttcaacaatcaattgtactcccaaattgatggtgtagcaatgggtagcccgctaggcccaactctcgcaaacgcgtttttatgccatcacgagagtaagtggttagcagactgcccatcgcattttaaaccagtaatgtataaaagatattttgatgatgtattcctactgtttaatgatgtttcacatgtaaaaatgtttttagattctgtcaactcaaaacatgtcaacatacagtttacctctgaagtcgaagtaaacaaattgtcttttttggatatcaggcttgaacgtgatgataaaacctttaaaacctccgtgtacagaaaacctaccttcactggtagtggtttaaattattcatcctttctacccatgatgtttaaaatcaatgctatcagaactttgttgtacagatgttttcatatttgttcagactggcattccattaacaaagaactacaattcttagaaaccttctttttgaaaaacaaatttccaatgtctgttatccaaaaacaaataaggttattcttaaataagatgctctgtccaaaaccaatgaattacaatgtacctcgggatatccgataccttaaactaccatactatggacacacaagctttgtcttacgaaaacaactacagaaactactaagcaaccatttcccacaaatcaatttcagaatgatcttcacaaattccagaacaattcgttcgttctttccgacaaaagacccttttcctaaacatctgtgctcaaacatagtgtactcatacaaatgttctagctgtaacgctagatatataggttcaacatcaaggaatctaaagatgagatattgcgagcacaaaggagtctcttatcggacattacgtccgctatcatctcccatgcactcacttatccgggatcattcactcaaaacaaatcatgaagtaaaattcgaggacttttcaatagtgagaaaagcacaagacttaatagatttaagaatcttagaatcactactgatcaaagaaataaaacccaacttaaataacaatgagagttcagttactctatatacactgaagtaatttacacaggttatcccttaccccctccaccccccactcccccactcacaacggacatccagacattcaaacctccgcaaactgctgtcatgtcaacatgacaaagacacatactccacactacacctacggagaaaatacgtaagcccaatattcctttttttatgtcctatgttggtaatcaacttgtgttttatatgttttgcgtttactattatttccattttgtttgttcttatttgcctttgtaattattattcaatattagtctagatcatttgtattctcttacatgcagattctgatgatggacacagttattgatgtccgaaagctcaataaataaatgaatatacgcaagatgtggtttcctgctgtcctggtcctcctgtttattatatatatatatatatatatatatatatatatatatatatatatatatatatatatatatatatatatatatatatatatacgtgtatatatatatatatatatatatatatatatatatatatagcgtgtgtgtgtgtgtgtgtgtgtgtgtgtgtgtgtgtgtgtgtgtgtgtgtgtgtgcgtgtgtgtgtgtgtgtgtgtgtgtgtgtgtgtgtgtgtagatagatagatagatagatatagatatataaatatatatatatatttgtgtgtgtgtgtgataatagatttatatacatacatacatatatgcatatacatacatacgtatatgtgtgtatacatatatatatatatatatgtgtgtgtgtgtgtgtgtgtgtgtgtgtatacacacacacacacacacacacacacacatatatatatatatatatatatatatacatatatatacacatatatgtttcttatacacacacacacacacacacacacacacatatatatatgtgtgtgtgtgtgtgtgtgtgtgtgtgtgtgtgtgtgtgtgtgtttgtgtgtgtgtgtgtgtgtgtgtgtgtgtgtgtgcatgtatatgtttattatacatacaaacatactaatatataaatatatatgtatgtatatatatatatatatatatatatatatatatatatatatatatatatatatatatcaatcaatccaCTTGCGAGTGCCCCAGAGCCCAACCCGAAAAGGGCAAGGCGGGCGAGGCCAACCGCAGACACCAGCGAGCCGACAAACGAATCCCGCCTCAAAAGAAAATTTCCAGACACGAGGATTTCAACCAGCGAGTCAAACGCGAAACTGACTCTCACGGTTTGTGATGGCTCGGAAATCTAGTTCCCTTTGAGATAGGAGTCTGTATCCAGACACGCATTCTAGAAAGATTGGCTTTTCACTTTCGGAGCTACAGAGGGGGCCCATCGCACTAAAACTcaggagagagatatggagagaggttCCAGCAaccacagaagagagagacatgatCGACTACTCATAAGCAAGATCTGACTGAGGACTGTGGAGGAGGGGCTGCCATGTCTCAGCTTTTGCATAAGATAGAAACTTGTTCTCGGTGGCATTACAAAGCTCTCATTGAGTAAGCAAAATTACCACTGTAAAATTTCATTCTAGCATGGCATTAGAGTCATTCCAGTATGACATTAGACTACAATAATCTTGAACCAACACTATAACAAGTAGATATGATTGGATTACTCGGGGGCCAACTTAGGGCCACGGGGGTTGCACTCGCCTGCGTTTCCCACCGGCGGTTGGATATCGAACACAAAACATGCAGAATTAACTGAgcacatatttgcgtgtgtgcgagaaagagagagagagagcgatggagatagagagaccatAGCAGACAGAGCATGGTAGACAGacgaagtctgtctgtctgtctgtggatgTCTGTCTGCCATTacccgtctctctgtttctttgtctttctctcaggCTCTCTagcagtctgtctctctgtctatctttccgttTGTCCATCAGTTTATCTGCATTCTGcctgccatgtatatatatacacacacacacacacacacacacacacacacacacacacacacacacacacacacatatatatatatatatatatatatatatatatatatatatatatatatatgacaggaagaatgcagatatatatatatatatatatacatatacatatacatacatatatatatatatatacatatatatatatatgtgtgtgtatatatatatgtatatacatatatgtatatatatatatgcatacatatacatatacatatatatatatatatatatatatatatagatatatagatatatagatatacatgtatatatatacatatatatatatatatatatatatatatatatatatgtgtgtgtgtgtgtgtgtgtgtgtgtgtgtgtttgtgtgtgcgtgtgtgtgtgtgtgtgtgtgtgtgtgtgtgtgtgtgtatgtatatatatatatatatatatatatatatatatatatatatatatatatatatatatatatatatacatatatatatatgtatatctatatatatatatatgtatatatatatatatatatacatatatatatatatatatatatatgtatgtatgtatgtatatatacatatatacatatatatgtatatatatatatatatatatatatatatatatatatatatatatatatatatatatatcaagaacatgcaatcaagaatatgttactaatatcacgtaacttcaaaaatatcgctagtttggcagaagattgaggacattttcTAAAccactttcttattattattttatcgatAATAACAAATTCTTAAtaacgttaactgctgtaacgttgttttagtataaatacaccctataaatttgttgagttagttgttcttggtctcaaataagcgactactgtaaatttttTAGGGGCCCAGGCCCCGAGGTCGTTGCCCCGGCTGCTCCccctgataaatatatatatgtatatatatatatatatatatatatatatatatatatatatatatatatatatatatatgtatatatatatatatatatatatatatatatatatatatatatatatatatatatatatatatatatatatatatatatgtgtgtgtgtcttcttgtcCCTTCGCTTCCTCGCATTTTggtcctctccatcccctcttcgcCCCCAGGCTCCGGCTGCGGCATGGTGGTGTGCATCTGCTTCTGCATCGTGCCCCTGTACTTCGAGCGCCGCCGCGGCCAGGCCAACGCTATCATGATGGCGGGCGCCGGCCTCGGGCAGATCACCGGACCTCCTCTGATTGAGTTCCTTCAGAAGGCGCTCGGCTTCAAGGGCGCGTCCCTGGTCATGGGGGCGGTGGTGCTGCACGGCTGCATCGGGGCCTCGCTCTTCCACCCCATCTCGTGGCACCAGAAGAGGCGTCCGCGGAGGGACGGCGAATCGGGGGCCAAGGGGGACGCCGAGGAGCCCTTGCTCGCCACACGGGGGACGACTCTCTCCGGCGGCGTCTCGGGAGCCCCCTCGATGGAGAGCCTCGCTCGAGATTCGGAGAATAAGACAGCGAGCAACAACATCCCGGCGAAGAAGGCGCTGCCGTTGGGTCGCTGTCGCCGACGCGGCAGCCACGTCTCTCGAAACTCTCTGGCATCGGTCGGAggctcctctctcgccctctcgtccATGGACCTCCCTGGCATCGCCGCGCTGGCCCCCGCAGCTGCAGAAGACGGCGAGGACGTCCCTCACGACACCGATTCCCGCTGCTTCCTCTTCAAGATCCTCGGGCGAGTGTGGCGGTCCACCCTGGCGGACCTGGGGGTGCTCCGTTCCCCCGAGGCCATCATCATAGCggtgtccttctccctctgcgTCAACGGCTACATCACCTTCGTCATGATGGTGCCCTTTGCCATGGAGGCCGAGGGCTTCACGCTGCAGGACTCCGCGATCTGCATCTCCATCTCGGCGGTGTGCAACCTCGCGCTGAGGATCACGGCGTCCTTCCTCTCCGACTGGCACAGGTTCAGCGTCAGGCACTGCTACCGGGCGGCCGTGCTCCTGATATCGGTGGCCACGTTTGGTGAGTTCCTTCGAACGCGTGGCTGCTGCCCACAGAGGATGTGCAGTAGAGATAAACAAAGTACACTGGTATCATGAAGTCCACTTCGCATGTTTCTTTGGCACATAAACTCTAAAAACTGACGTTTGCGTATTTCAACTGCTTTATCTAAATCTCCATCATCTCCATTACCAAAAATGCAAGTTTATAttctaagaaaaagagaaagatattcgAATCCCAATTCATCTGAAAATTGCTTAAAGAAATTCCTCtgattgctttcttcttcttcgtcttcgttttccttttcttcttcgtcttttactccctctccactcccccccccccttttctccatctttatccttttattcttatttgttttcttgttcttattttattcttattctccgccttcttttgcttcttcgtcctttcttttttctttttcacatttccATTCCTTCTGAATCTgttaccatctccctctctattcctccctttctccatccatcGTTATTACGTTCCCTGTCTGACCTCCACATTTTCTCtcatcattcctcttcctttctttcgtctttcctctcgccttctgtttctttctttctccctcttcgtctcctactacccgttctctttcgtttcttccattatctttcccatttcctctctccatacctctctcaatgtccctctccctctatctctgcccccccccccttaatcctttccttcccttttcatctctctctctctctttctgtgtgtgtgtgtttatgcctctgtgtgtgtgtgtgtgtgtgcctctctccttctcatctctctctctctctctctctctctctctctctctctctctctctctctctccctttcttctcatccatttgcttctccctccctcttccctctcccctcgtcaccccctctcgttctctcatatctttcttcctcgttctccttccccctcgttttcttcccctcctaccttcgttttctctccctctccccctaccctttctttgttcattttccttctccctccctctccctttctccttccccctccctccttccttcgttttctcatcctctccccctacccttcctttgttctctccctccctctccctttctcattccccctggttctctcttcctcctaccttcgttttctcctcttctccccttcccttattcattttccgtctctctccctctcggtttctccttcctctacgttctctctcccttctaccttcgttttctcttcctctccctttaacctctccttgttctctccctccctttctccctttatccttcgttctctctctcctaccttcgttttctattcctctcccgttattctctcccttcccttattctctccctttatccgtccctctcgttctctctcccctccatccttcgttttctcttcctatccccctaccATTCCCTTATTCTCgcccttcccttattctctcttctattctctccctctatctccctttatccttcctcctcgttctctctccctcctaccttcgttttctcttcctccccttcccttattcaTCTTCcggttctcttcctctccctttaaccGTCCCCctagttctctctccttctccctccctctccctttctccttcccccttgttctctctccctctttccttcgttttctcttcctatccccctaccATTCCCTTATTCTCGCCCTTCCCTTAtgctctcttctattctctccctccctctccctttctcctccccccacgttctctctcccccctccctgaccccctcccctccccccagccttccCCCTGGCGACGGAGCTCGTGTGGATGAAGGTGGCGATGGGCGCGTGGGGCGCGGGTGTGGGCGCCAAGATGAGCCTCTACAACCTGGTCATCATCAATGTCGTGGGGATCGACCGGCTGCCGGCCATGGTCGGGTCGACGGGCCTCACCACCGCCGTCGGGTTCATCGTCATCGGCCCCGTCGTTGGTGAGACGTCGCCGGTTTGTGTGttttaaacatgcacacacacacacacacacacacgcacacacacacacacacacacacacacacacacacacacacacacacaaacacatttacacacacacacacacacacaaacacacacacacacacacacacacacacacacacactcactcacatacataaacacacacacacacacacacacacacacacacacacacacacacatatatatatatatatatatatatatatatatatatatatatatatttgtgtgtgtgtgtgtgtgtgtgtgtgtgtgtgtgtgtgtgtgtgtgtgtgtgtgtgtttatgtgtatgtatgtatatgtatatatttacacacaaacacaaacacacacacacacacacacacacacacacacacacacacacacacacacacacacacacacacacacacacacacacacacacatacacacacacgtgtatgtgtgtgtgtacatatatatatatatatgtatatatatatatatatttattttttcgctaaatattttaggtttatttgtaaaaacaaataatgatgatcggCAAGAAGTTTTCTGTTTCATTCCCTCTGCCATGACTTGAATGAACAGAAGATAGTAACATCAGTATGGCTCAGTTTCGCAGTTTCTGAAACAAGTGCACCAAAGGCTGCTTCGAAAAGTGTAACAAAAGCAAGGTTACCACCACTGCGGCAAAGGTTGTGAATTTATCAACCCTAAATAACCATAAAATCACGCAGTTTTATTgcatatcactttttttcttgtattgcaGTATTGATACACTGATTACTAATTATAAGATTAAGATAAATTACCTGGCAAATAGATTCATGAACTAAAAGTGAATGATATGGCTGTAGCCGAAAACTGATCTTGTATTTTCTCCATTTTGAGACtgtttgaatctttttttttttctttttttttttagttggtaATAAATCATAGTGGTATGTTAATCTTACATTACAATAATTACATAGGTGCTGATGAATGTCTGTTACCTTACCTACATATTTGCATCATGGTATAGAATcatctataattatgatttctaaATTAGGACTGTTGGCCATTTTTTCTCAGTATTCTACTGTTCCCTGTCTAGCAAGTTATTCAAAGGGGAGAGAGCGCCTTGAAGTGGATGGGGTGTTCGTCTTTCTAGTTTCCGGTGGACTTTGCTAATTCCTTCTGATAATGAAactgaatttgattttttttctttttctttataaaggACGTCTTTGGCCCGGGGCTCCTCTAGCAGAGGACCTAGGACAATCGATCCATATACTTTCTTATATATTCAGCCCTGTAACCGAAGCTGAAGTCTTGGCTCTGGCGTCGCATTCGCACACTTTGCTGCAGTGGCGGTAACTTTGAACGGGAAACgcttagatcagtagcaactcgaggaggtgtcatggcgtaaCACAGAGCTATTTTGATgactgttcaatgaaaatataaccattaagatcattatttccAATCCTTTatgaaaactgacaaggccaacatgatcgaccatattctcaaagcaTCCttgacttttgtgacgtcatcaaaataaatcccATGTGCTTTTTCCTAAAATAGactcagacgccatgacacctcctcgagttgctactgatctaacttTGAACAGTAGTAAACAGGCGTTCCAACTGAACCCCTGATATCTCTCCCTGCAGGATTGGTGCGTGACAAGACCGGAAGCTACCTTATTAGCATGTGGGTGTTGGCAGCTCTGACATTCTTTAGCTTCTGTCTGTGGCTGGTCCTTCCCGCGCCCAAGGATGGTCAAAGGGCCAAACGGGAATCCAGTCAAGCCGccaacagtaaaacaaataaacaagcaaacaacgaCTAATGactgtgtttttttgtatttattgtatttttattaaagAATATACAAGTCGGATGTATTTGCGCTTGTTTCAGTTCCTGTTGTtacatttgaacacacacacacaaacatatatatatatatatatatatatatatatatatatatatatatatatatatgtatgtatgtatgtatgtgtgcgtggaatTCATggaaacagattgcaacaggaacaatgaagggaagggcaagaaaacacacgaatatgccgaaggcctttttcgctattgcttcgacGGCAATAGCAAATAGTTTACCTTGTAGAAGCAATAGcggaaaggccttcggcatattcgagtgttttcttgcccttcccttcgttgttcctgctgcaatatgtatgtgtgcgtgtgtgtctatctatctatctatctacacacacacacacacacacacacacacacacacacatatatatatatatatatatatatatatatatatatatatatatatatatatatatatatatatatatatatatatatatatatatatatatatatatatatatatatatatatatatatatatatatatatatatatatatatatatatatatgtatatatatatatatatatatatatatatatatatatatatatacatatatatatatatatatatatatatatatatatatatatatgtatatatatatatatatatacatatatatatatatatatatatatatatatatatatatatatatgtatatatatatatgtatgtacatatatgtatatatatatatatatatatatatatatatatatatatatatatatatatatatatatatatatatatatatatatatatatatatatatatatatgtatacatatatatatatatatatatatatatatatatatatatatatatatatatatatatatgcacatgatatatatatatatatatatatatatatatatatacttacatatatatatatatatatatatatatatatatatatatatatatatgcacatgtatatatatatatatatatatatatatatatatatatatatatatatatatatatatatatatatatatatatatatatatatatatacatacatatatatatatatatatatatatatatatatatatatatatatatatatatatatatatatataaagagagagagagagagagagagagagagagggagggagaaatggatgaatagatagatgtggatatgtgtgtatatatatatatatatatatatatatatatatatatatatatatatatatatgtgtgtgtgtgtgtgtgtgtgtgtgtgtgtgtgtgtgtgtgtgtgtgtgtgtgtgtattggaaaCGTTTGCCCTTCAAAAATGTCTTCATGGACGGAAGGAGATAAAAATCAGATGGTGCAAGATCGGAGAATAAGGAGGCTGAGGATGTCAGCCACAGAACGCCCTTGTGATCAAGGGCGTTCTCTTGTAAGAGGTGGGCACCTTTAGTCAACTTTCTGTGCCTCCTAGTTAAGACAGCCTCCCGTAATTTCTGCAGCAGTGAAACGCAGTAAGCTCTTGTaattgtagtaccttttgccaggaatCCGTCATTACTACTtcatgctggtcccaaaagactgtgagcatgaccttgcctacTGAGGGTGTGACACATGCCTTTttgggccttagtttctggatcatattGACGGAGTTTCATCCCGCGTCTTTGGTCTGTCAACAACGTCCTCCTGGTTTTCttagcacataaatatatatatatatatagatagatagatagatagatagatagatagatagatagatagatagatagatagatagatagatagataaatagatagatagatagatagatagatagatatcatcaacatcatcatcacgggggccgacgccgacgggggcgcatagccgcatccacccttcgcttccacctacgaggatccctcatggctagacgccaggcagggactcggcccatcttgagttcttcacgacaggtttggtcgatctgcccaagccacgacttcctaggtcgtcccacaggcctcctccacccagggttgtctcgaacagaggcGACCTGataggcaggatcatcctgaggaaggcgATCCAGGTAGCCGCATAGCCTTAGTTGGTGATCATAgtttgtgcagataacaggtcctgtgccagtctcacggtgcaaccgttggttggacacatggtcccgccaacagtaccccatgatctggcgcaaggaccta containing:
- the LOC113804312 gene encoding monocarboxylate transporter 12-B, with the translated sequence MERGEGQGQEAMAEAKREEWGEKEIKEERTEEEEKKDEKREEENDSENKENEEKKDDEMRKEKEKKDELIKQREKQEKREKETHLSPPDVARQGRHDGPLEEPKPLGQAAPEEDLAPPDGGWGWAVTVGAFIIMNLLPMIPPCFGILFSRFLLDLHTSSTTTAWIFSIFCFIWNLFALVCRPLTREFGWRPIALYGILSTALALMVSAFAPTAEFLLFSFALLAGSGCGMVVCICFCIVPLYFERRRGQANAIMMAGAGLGQITGPPLIEFLQKALGFKGASLVMGAVVLHGCIGASLFHPISWHQKRRPRRDGESGAKGDAEEPLLATRGTTLSGGVSGAPSMESLARDSENKTASNNIPAKKALPLGRCRRRGSHVSRNSLASVGGSSLALSSMDLPGIAALAPAAAEDGEDVPHDTDSRCFLFKILGRVWRSTLADLGVLRSPEAIIIAVSFSLCVNGYITFVMMVPFAMEAEGFTLQDSAICISISAVCNLALRITASFLSDWHRFSVRHCYRAAVLLISVATFAFPLATELVWMKVAMGAWGAGVGAKMSLYNLVIINVVGIDRLPAMVGSTGLTTAVGFIVIGPVVGLVRDKTGSYLISMWVLAALTFFSFCLWLVLPAPKDGQRAKRESSQAANSKTNKQANND